Proteins encoded together in one Microcebus murinus isolate Inina chromosome 18, M.murinus_Inina_mat1.0, whole genome shotgun sequence window:
- the SP6 gene encoding transcription factor Sp6, with the protein MLTAVCGSLGSQHTDAPHASPPRLDLQPLQTYQGHTSPEAGDYPSPLQPGELQSLPLGPEVDFSQGYELPGASSRVTCEDLESDSPLAPGPFSKLLQPDMSHHYESWFRPTHPGTEDGSWWDLHPGTSWMDLPHTQGALTSPGHPGALQAGLGGYVGDHQLCAPPPHPHPHHLLPPAGGQHLLGPPDGAKALEAAAPESQGLDSSLDGAARPKGSRRSVPRSSGQTVCRCPNCLEAERLGAPCGPDGGKKKHLHNCHIPGCGKAYAKTSHLKAHLRWHSGDRPFVCNWLFCGKRFTRSDELQRHLQTHTGTKKFPCAVCSRVFMRSDHLAKHMKTHEGAKEEAAGAAPGEGKASCGVESAGGKGNREAEGSAAPSN; encoded by the coding sequence ATGCTAACCGCTGTCTGTGGCTCTCTGGGCAGCCAGCACACGGACGCGCCTCACGCCTCCCCGCCGCGCCTTGACCTGCAGCCTCTCCAAACATACCAAGGCCATACAAGCCCGGAGGCCGGGGACTACCCCTCCCCGCTGCAGCCTGGAGAGCTGCAGAGCCTCCCGCTGGGCCCGGAGGTGGACTTCTCACAAGGCTATGAGCTGCCAGGGGCCTCCTCGCGGGTAACCTGCGAGGACCTGGAAAGCGACAGTCCCTTGGCCCCGGGACCCTTTTCCAAGCTCCTGCAGCCGGACATGTCACACCATTATGAATCATGGTTCCGGCCAACTCATCCGGGCACAGAGGATGGCTCGTGGTGGGACCTTCATCCGGGCACCAGCTGGATGGACCTCCCCCACACTCAGGGCGCGCTGACCTCACCTGGCCACCCGGGGGCGCTTCAGGCTGGCTTGGGAGGCTATGTCGGAGACCACCAGCTTTGTGCCCCGCCACCCCACCCGCATCCGCAccatctcctcccacctgccggaGGGCAGCATCTCCTGGGGCCGCCCGACGGGGCTAAGGCCTTGGAAGCGGCCGCCCCTGAGTCCCAAGGGCTGGATTCCAGTCTGGACGGCGCTGCGCGGCCCAAAGGCTCCCGGCGGTCAGTTCCCCGCAGCTCAGGCCAGACCGTGTGTCGCTGCCCCAACTGTCTGGAGGCGGAGCGACTGGGGGCTCCGTGTGGGCCCGATGGGGGCAAGAAGAAGCATTTGCACAATTGCCACATTCCAGGCTGCGGGAAAGCCTATGCCAAGACGTCGCACCTGAAGGCACATCTGCGCTGGCACAGCGGCGACCGTCCCTTCGTGTGCAACTGGCTCTTCTGCGGCAAGCGCTTCACGCGCTCTGACGAGCTGCAACGCCACCTCCAGACGCACACGGGCACCAAGAAATTCCCCTGTGCAGTTTGCAGTCGGGTCTTCATGCGCAGCGACCACCTGGCCAAGCACATGAAAACCCACGAGGGCGCCAAAGAGGAGGCTGCTGGGGCAGCCCCGGGCGAGGGCAAGGCCAGCTGCGGGGTGGAGTCCGCGGGGGGCAAAGGCAACCGGGAGGCCGAGGGCAGTGCAGCTCCTTCCAACTGA